A window of Gossypium hirsutum isolate 1008001.06 chromosome D13, Gossypium_hirsutum_v2.1, whole genome shotgun sequence genomic DNA:
tatattaaatctttTGAAACTTATCTATTACTAAGCAATGCAATGCTGCATAGTATGTTTCAGCAAACCAGCTTTAACTAGGGTCCTAAGCTTATATTACCAAATCTCTGCTATTTTCAATGTTTTTCAGAACCTTTGGTAGTTTGATTCATGAGCTCAATGCCTTAAATTTCTTCAACCCAAGGCTTCTTCTAAGTTCACCTTCATCAGTTAGGTGATCATGGGAAATTGCCTAACGAAGAAATCTAAAGACCCCAACCAACAACCGCTTGAACCTGCTCGTCATCCTACTGGTTTGTGTCTCATTTCTGTCTGAAAGTTTTGTTGTTTGGACATGAATCTCTGCATATGAAATAATATGTTTTGTTTTCAAGGGGTTGATGCCGTTCGAAGTTCTCGTTCCAGGGCGATCTCTACATCAGCGGCGGTTCAACAGAAAACTTCGTTTCATCCTTCAAAATCTTCGAAATGTAAGTCGCTGCTATAGTTGATCAGCCATAGTTTTTTGTTTTAGCCATGAATGATCCGATTGTGCTGTTTTCAATTCATGATCCAGCAAGCCCTGGTAAAGGTGAAAAATATGGTGCAAGTGCAACGCGCCAACACAGAAGCAGCAGGCATGTTTCTTCACAGTCACGTAGAGGTATAAAAACTACTCTCAAATCTCCAATACTGCAAATACTAAATGGAGTTTGTTTTCTAAGACAATGCTCAAGTATTATGTTTCTGTTTTAGACAACGGTAAGAAGAATAAAAAACATGGTCCGCCAACAACTCCAAGAGATTGGCCAGTTTCAAAGGTGAAAAAAGTTGGATGGGTTCCTGCCCGCAACATCCACAGCTTTTGTTACAGTGTCTTGAGGGCCGCCACCCGTAAATTCAGTAAGGAGAACATAATCGGCGAAGGGGGTTTTGGAAGAGTGTATATTGGGTATATAAATCCAGACAGTATGAAAGCAGCAAAGCCAGACACTGGCAAGGCAATCGCTATCAAGGTGCTTGGTAGAAGAGGGATACAAAGCGACGAAGAATGGCAGGTTGGGGTTCTGATTAAATCATCCTCTCTTTCTCCCTTTCACGGTATCTGAAAGAATTATGTTTTTTTGTTGATTTCAGAATGAATTGAGATTTCTAAACAAATCAAATCATCCAAATGTGGTGAAGCTTATGGGATATTGCAGTGAGAGACATCATAGGATTGTGGTCTATGAGTACATGTGCAACGGAAGCTTGGATGCCCATCTCTTGAGAGGTAGTGCTCAATCCTTTACTTACTGTGACCGAAGAAAAATGGCtgatataatcatggcatacagaGAATAATACAGGGCTAAACTGGAATAGAAGAATCAAAATAGCTATTGGAGTAGCAAGGGCAATAGCTTACCTTCACAGCTGCACGAGGCCAGTCATTCATCGGGACCTCAAATCCTCTAATATTCTCCTTGATGCTGTCAGTTTTTCTCCCATGATGCTTATTTTTATGTGCATCCGATTACACATACACTAACTAACATCTACCCTCGAAATGTTTACATGGATCCTCACTGCAGTCTGCACAAAGTATtcattttagtaaatatgaaacAGCTGAGGGTCACATTGCAGGATTTCAATCCGAAACTATCAGACTTTGGACTGGCTAGGCATGGACCCTTAGAAGACCAATCACATGTCAGTACAAGGATCCTTGGAACCAGAGGATACTTCGCTCCCGAATACTTTACAACAGGTAAATGTTTCAGCTTGTCATTCTGAAGCCAGAGGAACTTTTGTGTATAGGTTTGGCACCCTTCAGCATTAGCTCAATTTTATGAACAATTTTTCAGGGCATTTAACTGTAAAAGCTGATGTATACAGTTTTGGAGTAGTACTACTAGAAATATTTTCTGCCTGTGTTGCAATCAGGAGATGTACCGACGGTACCAAAAGCGATCTTGCTATATGGGCTAAACCACATCTAAGCAATCACATGGAACTGCATAACATCATCGACAAGAAAATAGCAAGGAACATCAATATTGAAGAAGCACACAAGTTTGCTTCAATCATCGGCCAATGCCTTAGATCGGACCCTAGGGATCGACCCACAATGGGGGAAGTACTAGCAAGTCTAGAGCAATTGCAACAAGATATGGTACTCAGCAATTTGAACACACTTGCGCCATTCAAATACCATAGAAGGTGTACACATACATTAAAAAGTTAATATCTCAACTATTTGTAAGTCGCTGTTGGTCACACTGAATTATGATTAGTTTATTTCACGAAGATTATCCTAACTCATGATATTGTATGCAAGATAATAAGAACTAACATTATGCATCAACCCCATAATTCATAAACACAGGTATAAATGCTTGGTTGTAGCAGAATTCACACacacaataataataaattcttAGCATGGAAAAGGTTAATATTAATATGCATAACTGAAAGTAAGGCACTAATACACCAAAGAAAGAAGCTGAATACCACAACGAGAAACAGTAATCCTCACGAAGCAAGGGTGGTGCTAATTGGTTATATGAAATGCAAAATTGCATAAAAAAAAAGACGGTCAAAAGTTACATTTCATAAGCAACAAAAAGGATATACACACGCATAGGAAATTTACAGACGGAATCAATATGCGCGTGGGGATTGCTTGTGAGATGGTAATGGGGATGCACTGGGTGTTAGATGCATGGGCGAATGGTGTTGTCTTATCGGAGATTTCTGAACAGGAAGTGGAATTGATTGCTGATCTAATTGAGTGTGTTTGGATGCGGTTTTTGGGGCTTCAAGTTGCTCCAACGCTGCCAAAACTTCAGACATTTTAGGCCTGAGTTTGGCTTCAGTACTTAGACATTGTAAAGCAAGGGTAGCAGCTGTATAAGCGCTTTTCTGTGGGTACTGGCCCCCCAACTTAGTGTCCATTATTCGAAATAATTTTCTTTTGTCACCCAAATAGGGTTTCGCCCAGTCTACTAGATTCTGTTCCACACCAACTTTTGTTTTATCAACAGCCCGTCGTCCAGACAACAGTTCAAGCAGCACAACCCCAAAGCTGTATACATCACTCTTAGCTGTCAAACGACCTGTTCAACAATGGAAGCTTCATTACATGTAACTTCTGACAAGATATAATATGCAAGCTTCATTAGGAATCATCTCATAGAAAGATAATTTATCTGAGTGCCTACTTTTTTTCATGCAAGcagttttcatatgaaagaacaaagaaaatagtTGCTTTACATAAGTATCCTAGTTTTGGACCAATGACTAAACAGACAATTTCACTTTAGATACCTTCACAGCAACCAGATTAAGATTTAATTTTCGATTTCAGCAACAAATATCTCTGAAAGTAAACTAAGATACTAAGAACTTATGAGCAATCTTCAGAAACTGCAAGCAGCATTATGGGGTTTCAGAAAAACCTCATACCGGTAGCAACATATTCAGGTGCTGCATAGCCGTGAGTACCCATGACCTGAGTTGAGACATGAGTCCTATCACCAGTAGGCCCTGCCTTGGCCAACCCAAAATCAGAAAGTTTCGCATTGAACTCCTGCATCCAATGAATTATTACCATCAGAGACATTAATTTATAACATGGACAATTATAAACATAATACTGAAAGACACAGAATTATTAGCTTTTTACTCAGCATACCCCATCTAGCAATATATTAGAAGCTTTAAAATCACGATATATGACTTGGGATTTTAAATCATGAAGAAAGGAGAGCCCTCTAGCAGCACCTATGGCGACCTTAAGCCTCACCACCCAAGAAAGCGGCTGTGGCCCTCCTGTAAAACAAGACGTAGCATCAAGCACAATACTTGTAGTTCAACAATATCTACATGTTTTATTGTTCAGTTGTTTAAGAATCAAAACTGCATGGGAAACCTCCGCTAGGACTGATCAATAATTATAGTCCTGACAAACATGTAATAGAATGGAATTAGATTTCAAAAACCTTCCTCATAATTCATGGACACAATACTTTTAAATAGATGACTCGTGAAAATATTCGTAGGATGTGATACTTACTTCTAAAAAGATGATTCTCTAAGCTTCctttaggcatgaactcatagaCCAAAAGTCGGTTCTCTCCCTCAGAGCAATATCCAATCAACTTAACCAGATTTGGATGATGAAGTTGGCCGAGATAATCAACTTCAGTCTGAAATCAACTGACTATCAGCAAACAGGGCATGTGCACAGACAGAAGTAAAATAGAAggaatagagaaaaaaaaatattacagaAATGAAACTCACCAACCACTCTTTGTGGCCTTGAAAACCTTCAGGTTTAAGCTTCTTGACAGCAACAACCATTCCTGATCCAGGCTTTGTAGCAGCTAATGTGTTTTCATCAATCCATCCTTTAAAAACATAACCAAAACCACCTTCACCTAGAAGACTGTCGGGACGAAAGTTTCTGGTGGCATTCTTCAACTCGCTGAATGA
This region includes:
- the LOC107920647 gene encoding probable serine/threonine-protein kinase PBL3 isoform X1, with amino-acid sequence MGNCLFSSTRVDSSQSPHATSASGGSRVSSKTSRSSAPSSLTIPSFSDTSSMGCLPTPRTEGEILSSPNLKPFSFSELKNATRNFRPDSLLGEGGFGYVFKGWIDENTLAATKPGSGMVVAVKKLKPEGFQGHKEWLTEVDYLGQLHHPNLVKLIGYCSEGENRLLVYEFMPKGSLENHLFRRGPQPLSWVVRLKVAIGAARGLSFLHDLKSQVIYRDFKASNILLDGEFNAKLSDFGLAKAGPTGDRTHVSTQVMGTHGYAAPEYVATGRLTAKSDVYSFGVVLLELLSGRRAVDKTKVGVEQNLVDWAKPYLGDKRKLFRIMDTKLGGQYPQKSAYTAATLALQCLSTEAKLRPKMSEVLAALEQLEAPKTASKHTQLDQQSIPLPVQKSPIRQHHSPMHLTPSASPLPSHKQSPRAY
- the LOC107920647 gene encoding probable serine/threonine-protein kinase PBL3 isoform X2, translated to MSFDVQTKRKSSGGSRVSSKTSRSSAPSSLTIPSFSDTSSMGCLPTPRTEGEILSSPNLKPFSFSELKNATRNFRPDSLLGEGGFGYVFKGWIDENTLAATKPGSGMVVAVKKLKPEGFQGHKEWLTEVDYLGQLHHPNLVKLIGYCSEGENRLLVYEFMPKGSLENHLFRRGPQPLSWVVRLKVAIGAARGLSFLHDLKSQVIYRDFKASNILLDGEFNAKLSDFGLAKAGPTGDRTHVSTQVMGTHGYAAPEYVATGRLTAKSDVYSFGVVLLELLSGRRAVDKTKVGVEQNLVDWAKPYLGDKRKLFRIMDTKLGGQYPQKSAYTAATLALQCLSTEAKLRPKMSEVLAALEQLEAPKTASKHTQLDQQSIPLPVQKSPIRQHHSPMHLTPSASPLPSHKQSPRAY